One Jeotgalicoccus saudimassiliensis DNA window includes the following coding sequences:
- the obgE gene encoding GTPase ObgE — translation MFIDYVSVHLKAGNGGNGLVAYRREKYIPMGGPSGGDGGDGADIIMEVDEGLRTLMDFRFQRHFKATHGENGMNSNMHGKNSAPLVLKVPPGTIVKNAENGETLADLVEHEQQAVIAKGGRGGRGNSRFATSRNPAPDFAENGEPGHELEVTLELKMMADVGIVGFPSVGKSTLLGTVSQAKPKVGDYHFTTLQPNLGVAQSKDGRTFVMADMPGLIEGASDGTGLGHQFLRHIERTKVLVHVVDISETDGRDAIEDYKTIRNEMALFNEELLERPEVIALNKVELIDHDEEIINNFIEGTDTDSEIVQISAATGENIDQLLYKVADLLEEQPVIKEEIETESRVIYRHEKDPDKFVISRDDDGAYVVSGDAIERLFMMTDFNREAAVRRFARQMRTMGIDDALRDRGAEAGDIVRILGGEFEFVE, via the coding sequence ATGTTTATAGATTACGTATCCGTACACTTGAAAGCAGGTAACGGGGGAAACGGTCTGGTAGCATATCGCAGAGAGAAATACATTCCGATGGGCGGACCATCCGGCGGAGACGGCGGAGACGGTGCGGATATTATTATGGAAGTTGATGAAGGCTTAAGAACTTTAATGGACTTCAGATTCCAGCGCCACTTTAAGGCCACTCACGGTGAAAACGGAATGAATTCTAATATGCACGGTAAAAACAGTGCGCCATTAGTATTAAAAGTGCCGCCTGGCACGATTGTGAAAAACGCAGAAAACGGTGAGACACTTGCAGATCTTGTCGAACATGAACAGCAGGCTGTTATCGCCAAAGGCGGACGCGGCGGACGCGGAAACTCACGCTTTGCAACAAGCAGAAACCCGGCACCGGATTTTGCGGAAAACGGTGAGCCCGGTCATGAACTTGAAGTCACACTGGAACTTAAAATGATGGCGGATGTCGGTATTGTCGGCTTCCCGAGCGTCGGTAAATCAACGCTGCTCGGTACTGTATCACAGGCAAAACCGAAAGTCGGAGACTATCACTTTACAACACTTCAGCCGAACCTTGGTGTAGCTCAGTCAAAAGACGGCCGTACATTTGTTATGGCTGATATGCCGGGATTAATTGAAGGCGCATCTGACGGGACGGGACTTGGACACCAGTTCCTGCGTCATATTGAACGTACGAAAGTACTTGTTCACGTCGTCGATATTTCTGAAACAGACGGCAGGGATGCAATTGAAGACTATAAAACAATCCGCAATGAAATGGCGTTATTTAACGAGGAACTTCTCGAACGTCCGGAAGTCATTGCATTAAATAAAGTTGAATTAATCGACCACGATGAAGAGATTATTAATAATTTCATCGAAGGAACAGACACGGACAGCGAAATTGTTCAAATTTCAGCAGCTACCGGTGAAAATATCGATCAGTTACTGTATAAAGTGGCGGATCTGCTTGAAGAACAGCCGGTAATTAAAGAAGAAATCGAGACGGAAAGCCGTGTGATTTACCGTCACGAGAAAGATCCGGATAAATTTGTCATTTCCCGTGATGACGACGGTGCCTACGTCGTTTCAGGCGATGCGATTGAACGTCTGTTCATGATGACTGACTTTAACCGCGAAGCGGCAGTACGCAGATTTGCAAGACAGATGCGCACGATGGGTATCGATGACGCACTTCGTGACCGCGGTGCTGAAGCCGGGGATATTGTACGTATCTTAGGTGGAGAGTTTGAATTTGTAGAATAG